From the genome of Capsicum annuum cultivar UCD-10X-F1 chromosome 4, UCD10Xv1.1, whole genome shotgun sequence:
atttctgtcggaggctgttttcaaggcttgaacttATAACGgtgggtccggggaagggccccaacACAGGGGTTTATtatatgcagccttaccttgcatttctgccaaagTCTGTTTCCAAGGCATGAAGCCGTGACCACCCgatcacatgacagcaactttaccagttactccaataTATGATCTGTCAGAGCCAATATAAATGCAGCGATTAGTAGTACAAAATAATCCAcgatctttttttttgtttcgttCTCACTCGGTGTTTAGTATTCGTATTGGGATGAAAACCAGATTATATTGATAGTAATAGCTTGCTCTTACAACTCAAGAGCAAAACAACATTAATTATCAATCTAACTTCTAATAATTAACTTGATTAACAACCCTACAGTTAACGCGGATTTCGCTATTTGTTCCTGTTGGTGGTGCTAAGCTTCCCATTTTCAGCATGGAGTTTTTAAACTCCTCGAAAAATGCAGATGGATCGTCGACATAATTCTGGACAATTTCTCTAGTGTTGTCATCTCCAGTTGCTAGGACTTGGTCAGAAGCAAGCAAGCCTTTCCCGGAGAGAAGATTAACGTAGTACTGGTTATCGAAGGTTGATGGAGTCATGTCGTCAAGATTTGCTAGCGTAGCGTTACTGTTAGCTGAGCAGAGCTGTTGCAGTGACTGTAAGAATTCCAGGTTCATTTCTGAATTGCTAATACCTacgttattgttgttgtttagcCTCGAGCTAAATGTAGCACATCTAGCCTTCCCTATTGTATGTGCACCGGAGAGAGTCACCATGTCTTGACGAGAAAGACCAAGATTTTGAAATGTCGAAATAAGGTTGGCTACGTTAGAGTTTGGTCCCGGTATGTTATTACTTGCTGCCGTTTTGCTTGCTGTTATACTGTCCTTTCTCCCCATTTGCACTTCCCACCCCATGCCTCCTGACTGCAATGTTACATGCACGCGTTAGTTGAAAGTTTCGAACATTTTAACTTGAGTCGTATTGAAAAGGATGTATACCAGGACAACGGAGTCTCTAGCAGCGATAGCAAGAATATCAGCGCAAGATACAGTCTGTGGACAAGCGTATTCTAGATCAGCTTTGATGGAATCGATCACTTCAAATCCCCTTAACGAGTTCAAGTTTGGTGCAGCTGTTTTCTCTCCGGTAAAGTTAGGGGTATCGTCCAGCAGTACTGACGCGTCACAACCCTGCAATACGTCTAACACCAGATgttacacaacaacaacaacaacaacatcatacccGGTGTGGGATGTGGggcctggggagggtaaagtgtacggagaccataccactacctcaggtgaagtagagaggctgtttccgatagattaACACCAGATGTTACACATGGAAAATATTCACGCACAAAGAAAGAGAACAGAAGAAAATAACGTGCTACTTGCATTAACAAAACAGTCGTGGAAATGAAGACGAAGCAAAGAAGCAGCCATTCTGCGGTCTTGAGACACGACACTTTCCACCCATGAAAAGACGATAGCTTCAGCTTCCGGACAGCTGTTTTGGTACAAACCAAAACTTAACACGATGGTTACACCATCGATGCATGTTTCCTCCGACTTGTTTGGAACAACATTTCCGCTTGCAAACTTGATCAGTACCATTGTGCAGAAAGAAGCTAAGTAGAAGGAAGCCATTACTTCGCTGAGAAAGTTGTGGTTTTTTGAAGTTGATATACCGAAAGTCGAGGCCTTAAATAGAGGAATATTGCATTCTGCAAAACAGAAAAAGGAAGAGCAGTTGAGAAGAAGACACAGTCCAAGGCGAACGAGTCAAACTGGAAAATGAACATTACATGACATGTCTCATGGTGTTTAACAGTCTACCTAATACCAACTGCTTTATGCCAGGTATGTTCCTGCTATCACATCTTGAGAGAAACGATGTAATTAGAGTATCCTATCGCATTTGCAACATGTGATTAAATGATTTTTGCTGTTCCGAACCAAAAGACAACAACCTAAAGGCGATATCCAACAGCTAAATCGTATGAAACCTATGTGTTATGTAGCGCAGCGCACTGCAGTCCTACGTGTTAGTTGATGGATTTGATTAAAAGCGTTGCTCCTCTTGATGAGAATTCCATCCTCCGCGATGAAGTTAGCTAGGAACCTCACATGCGGGATCCTGAGATACCTATACTGCAATGATACAACTATCATGCAGCAAATGACAGCGAATAGGCTGTCCCATGGTGTATAACAGTCTACTTAATACCAACTGCTTTACGCCAGGTACGTTCCTGCTATCACATCTTGAGAGAAACAATGGAATTAGAGTATCCTATCGCGCTTGCAACGTGTGATTATATGATTTGCTGTTCGTTGTTTATCTGTTTTCGAAAAATGAACCAAACAATCGACAACAACCTAAAGGCGATATCCAACAGGTAAATCGTTGATGTACAATGAAACCTATGAAGGGAAGccttggagtaaccggtaaagttgttgtcatgtgaccaggaggtcacaagttcaagccttggaaacagcctctggcagaaatgcaaggtaagactgcatacaatacaccctcgtggtggggcccttccctggacgccatgcatagcggtagctttagtgcaccggactgcgtGATCCTGATATACCGATGTTGATTACAAACGTTGCTCCTATTGATGAGAATTCTAGCCTCCGCGATGAAGTTAGCTAGGAACCTCACATGCGTGATCCCGATATACCATATACCGATACTGCAATGATACAACTATCACGCGACAAATGACAGCGAATAGCGCATGGACTGCACTGATCGAAAACTAATGAGTTTTTTCGATTGCATTTTCTGCTAACATCATATTCTTGTGCCACTGGCATTTGGTAGACATTCGGCATAAGTTCTGTAATTACGTTATGTTTTTTAAGGCACGGCATAAGTTCTGTAGGAATAAATTACTTCTCTTAACGCATAAATTTATCGGCATAAGTTCTGTAGGAACTAAGTTATGCCTCGTAAGACATTACTGGTGTTATATTAcgatatgaaaatataaatttttgccTTGcgaatattttttgttttgtcgATGTCGGTGGTATTTTTAGCCACTTTTTTTCATCCTTAATCAAAGATCTCGGATTCGAGTCCACTTAGGTACAAAGTCTCTTTGTTATGGAGCGTTTTACCCCAGTGTGGGACTTTTCGGCCCGAAATCAGACTTAGTTGGGTTTCAATATGAGTATCGGACACCGAGGGCAAAACCAGTAATTGagtagatttatttttatttgaccaAGTGCAAAATTTGACTTAAttactattaaaaaaaatttgaattttggttAGTAATTAATGTTCCATCAAGTTATATAGTTGATAAATTTCATGTAGTATATTACATTACTTacctatttttatttaaaatatcatattcattgaAGTTATTAtgaatatcaaatttaatataaattttctattataaTTTGGCTAGAAATTTAATGACCATTgtgaaaaatatgtatatattatccaccacatttttttttttttttaagtcacATTTCTTGCATGGAGGGTAAGAAAACAACAGGACATCGAAAAATTCCATTGGATATTCTACATTCTCTAAGCGACGTTCTGGCTTATATAAAAAAGCTAGTCAACTCGTCAGAGAAAATGATGTCGATCTTGGTATCGTTCTAACTTCACCAACCGATAAAGTATACGCTTTTGTCCACCCAACTTCTAATGCAGTTATTGATCGTTTTATAAACTTGAAAACAGATTTTGGTGATCGATTTGTTGCAGAAAATTCACGTGATAAAGTGAATCAACTCAATGATAGGCTAAATGAATTtgataaaagagaagaaattgCAAAAGAGAGCCTTCTTGCTTTAAATGAAATGGATAAAACTAGAGAGAAATCGCTGGGAGTTCATCGATCAGTTAAATGCAGATGAAGTAATGAAGTTTCAAGCTTGGTTAGACGTTGGAGAAGTTATGCTGAAGGATCAATTACCTAAAGCTTCGTCCTCGTCGCAGTCTCCGCCAGAAGACGCAAATATCTAGTTTATAAGTGCTTCTTAAATAAATCATCTTCGTATAATATTATTTATCGAAGTTCTATATAAGAAAGTGAATCTATATATGTATAGATTCACTCTATTTAAGTATGCTTTCAtgtttcatttttgttgttttgttttcaATAATGGTACATGTTATATTGTACTTTGCAATAATTTCTATTAATGATCTTTATGTTTAttaatttctattaattttattctAATCTTGTTACAATTCATTTTAAAACTCAATTAATTAAAAACATTTCATAACTTcactattttatgaaaaatacaaaaaggtaCAATTTTAATTACTTGAAAGAGGGTTTTAGGGGTGTTGAGGGCAAGCTCTAATATGACTATGCTTGAACAATGTAGGGTTTTTCAAGGACACGCGGGTATAATTTCGGTATTCgatttttaaaaacattatacCATTACCATACTATATTAATTCGGTATGATTCGGTATTTTAACGTTTGATTTTGGTATTTTGCGGTATGGTAATCGGTAATCatagtttgtttaactttgacAAAATATACTCGTATACTATAGTATTATTACtttgacttttcaaaagcatgtcttaattgtatcataaatacacattacacatgtagaaatattgaaaaagaagtacaaacaatttcttttattagtcaattacaccagaaagacatttcaatcaagatagagttGCGAAAGTTTCAAtgtctaaacatttttatactaatactaagtatttttttttttgtgtatatatatttaaaagttacttatgtaactatatatacttcggtatggtattcggtatttcgGTATGTCATTTGTAGATATCGAATACcataccatataccaaaaaaGTTTAAAATGTATATCATACCAAATACAATAATACCAAAAACCACGGTATCAAAAATTTTGGTTCGGTATGataattcggtatataccataccatgcccacccctagggAATGGTACCGGATGAGTACAAATATTTAGCTATTTTGATGGCGTTTTACAATGAAGGTTTAGTTAAAGAGTGAAATGTGCATGGTTAGTGTTTTAGGGGCGTTGAGGGCAGGCTCTGATATGACTACGCTTGAACAATGTAGGATTTTTCATGGGCACGTGAGTGTAAGAAGGCTTATTGTTGTGGGGAGTGGGGTCGATTGATGAGTATGGGAAATATGGGGTTGTGGGAATGCTCGTCGAGTGTTTGATGAACTAGAAATGGAA
Proteins encoded in this window:
- the LOC107869901 gene encoding peroxidase 40 translates to MASFYLASFCTMVLIKFASGNVVPNKSEETCIDGVTIVLSFGLYQNSCPEAEAIVFSWVESVVSQDRRMAASLLRLHFHDCFVNGCDASVLLDDTPNFTGEKTAAPNLNSLRGFEVIDSIKADLEYACPQTVSCADILAIAARDSVVLSGGMGWEVQMGRKDSITASKTAASNNIPGPNSNVANLISTFQNLGLSRQDMVTLSGAHTIGKARCATFSSRLNNNNNVGISNSEMNLEFLQSLQQLCSANSNATLANLDDMTPSTFDNQYYVNLLSGKGLLASDQVLATGDDNTREIVQNYVDDPSAFFEEFKNSMLKMGSLAPPTGTNSEIRVNCRVVNQVNY
- the LOC124897681 gene encoding agamous-like MADS-box protein AGL29, translating into MELEYPIALATCDYMICCSLFICFRKMNQTIDNNLKAISNRTSKNSIGYSTFSKRRSGLYKKASQLVRENDVDLGIVLTSPTDKVYAFVHPTSNAVIDRFINLKTDFGDRFVAENSRDKVNQLNDRLNEFDKREEIAKESLLALNEMDKTREKSLGVHRSVKCR